In Methanothrix sp., a genomic segment contains:
- a CDS encoding undecaprenyl-diphosphate phosphatase, whose product MDALQGIVLGVSQGILEWIPVSSQGQSMLAMIYWLGLSPNDALTNSIFLHLGTMFAVLIRFRREFIKMIKDIDSMMTRIIIVSTLCTGITGIPLYLLFQESFTGGREATILIGCLLIATGFMLRFKGSGARGTEDMGLMDMVVLGLAQGFSILPGVSRSGTTLTVLLMRGFKQDEALAVSFIISVPAVLGAILLDHSISEIPWATATVMLIASLAVGYLTMDLLIRFAQRINFSGFCIAFGLITLLFSIVL is encoded by the coding sequence ATGGATGCCTTGCAGGGTATTGTTTTGGGTGTATCACAGGGGATACTGGAATGGATTCCCGTAAGCAGCCAGGGCCAGAGTATGCTAGCCATGATATACTGGCTCGGGCTAAGTCCCAATGATGCCCTCACCAACTCAATCTTCCTTCACCTGGGCACGATGTTTGCTGTGCTGATCCGGTTCAGGCGGGAGTTCATAAAAATGATCAAAGATATCGATTCCATGATGACTCGAATTATAATAGTCTCAACTTTGTGCACAGGAATTACCGGAATTCCCCTATACCTGCTATTTCAAGAGAGCTTCACTGGGGGCAGGGAGGCGACAATTCTCATTGGCTGTCTTCTTATAGCTACCGGTTTCATGCTCCGCTTCAAAGGCTCAGGGGCCAGGGGAACAGAGGATATGGGCCTAATGGATATGGTTGTACTTGGTCTAGCCCAAGGATTCTCAATCCTGCCCGGAGTATCCAGATCTGGGACGACTCTCACAGTGCTGCTCATGAGGGGATTTAAACAGGATGAAGCACTGGCGGTATCCTTCATCATAAGCGTTCCTGCTGTCTTGGGTGCCATTCTCCTGGATCACTCCATCTCTGAGATCCCATGGGCGACAGCTACCGTCATGCTGATAGCCTCCCTTGCAGTAGGATACCTGACCATGGATCTTTTGATCAGATTTGCTCAAAGGATAAACTTCTCTGGATTCTGCATTGCCTTTGGTTTGATCACTCTGCTTTTCTCCATTGTGCTTTGA
- a CDS encoding glycosyltransferase 4 family protein yields the protein MLPYLIVLISFAATWITLRKWIQKAPEIGLLGFDMNKSGRPKVAEMGGVCVIFGFVLSMLIYIGLMTFCLHNPDYVAILGVLCTILSMCIIGMMDDLLGWKKGLRQWQKPIFTLFAALPMMVINAGQSTMNLPIIGVVDWGILFPLLIVPLGIVGASNSYNMVAGYNGLEAGMGIIMLSALGYYAFLTNEKSAMILAICMVGALVAFLYFNWYPARVFPGDTMTYPVGALIACVAILGNMEKIAVAIFLPYAFDFIIQAAGGFRKEAFARVNEDGSLEKPYKGIYHLTHLAIAVLKRMKQNVYERDVVLLLCGLELAVVGLSFLTCL from the coding sequence ATGCTCCCTTATTTAATTGTCCTTATAAGCTTTGCTGCCACGTGGATTACATTACGCAAGTGGATACAAAAAGCGCCAGAGATCGGCCTTTTAGGCTTCGATATGAATAAATCCGGTAGGCCTAAGGTGGCAGAGATGGGCGGTGTATGCGTAATTTTTGGTTTTGTTCTCAGCATGCTCATCTATATTGGATTGATGACTTTCTGTCTGCATAATCCAGATTATGTAGCAATTCTTGGTGTTCTATGTACTATTTTGAGCATGTGCATAATTGGGATGATGGATGACTTGCTGGGTTGGAAGAAAGGGCTGCGGCAGTGGCAAAAGCCGATCTTCACCCTATTTGCTGCCCTTCCCATGATGGTAATTAATGCCGGTCAATCTACCATGAATCTGCCAATCATAGGAGTTGTCGATTGGGGAATTCTCTTTCCACTCTTGATCGTCCCATTGGGAATTGTCGGAGCTTCAAATTCCTACAACATGGTTGCAGGATATAATGGTCTGGAAGCGGGGATGGGAATCATAATGCTATCTGCCCTCGGTTACTATGCATTTCTCACGAATGAGAAGAGCGCCATGATACTGGCCATATGCATGGTGGGCGCATTGGTCGCATTTTTATACTTTAACTGGTACCCGGCAAGGGTATTTCCTGGTGATACCATGACCTATCCGGTGGGCGCGCTGATAGCATGCGTTGCCATTCTGGGGAACATGGAAAAGATAGCGGTTGCGATCTTCTTGCCCTACGCCTTCGACTTTATCATCCAGGCAGCAGGCGGATTTCGAAAGGAGGCTTTCGCCAGGGTGAATGAAGATGGCAGCCTGGAGAAGCCTTATAAAGGTATATACCACCTCACCCATCTGGCAATAGCAGTGCTCAAGAGGATGAAGCAAAATGTATATGAGAGGGATGTAGTGCTTTTACTGTGCGGCTTGGAGCTGGCTGTAGTCGGACTAAGTTTTCTAACCTGTCTATAA
- a CDS encoding Wzz/FepE/Etk N-terminal domain-containing protein, with translation MDDEIDLRDIFRILWKRRLLIIGVFAIAVLMAGVISFTMPSVYRVSSIVALGNFEDPVYTTQASAKSIMLSDQFLIDILQQLPNSTINDFQKFKKSVKVESVKDSDRLIEISVETPDRREGKIAVEKMVLLYADLSENSYNKYKKILSDQLATTQERLDILNSEINQARSALQNIQKTSGSYAVESEISFSRALDRLSSMEGQRSALIDRGLDLQKQLELLRHLEVVQPTGEPASPIGPRRVLMVAISGMLGLMVGIFAAFLLEGLGGRIND, from the coding sequence ATGGATGATGAGATAGATCTGCGTGATATATTCCGTATTCTCTGGAAGAGACGGCTCCTGATCATAGGCGTCTTTGCAATCGCAGTACTGATGGCAGGCGTGATAAGCTTCACTATGCCATCGGTATACAGAGTATCTTCAATTGTTGCTCTGGGAAATTTTGAGGATCCAGTCTACACCACCCAGGCATCTGCAAAAAGCATTATGCTTAGTGATCAATTCTTGATAGACATTTTACAGCAGCTCCCAAACAGTACAATAAATGACTTCCAAAAATTTAAGAAAAGCGTCAAAGTGGAGTCCGTGAAAGATAGCGATAGGCTTATTGAGATATCGGTTGAAACTCCAGATAGGAGGGAGGGAAAGATAGCTGTTGAGAAGATGGTCCTCTTATATGCCGATCTCAGCGAGAATAGCTATAATAAATACAAGAAGATCTTGTCTGATCAGCTAGCGACCACTCAAGAACGCCTGGATATCTTGAATTCAGAGATAAATCAAGCACGTAGCGCACTGCAGAACATACAAAAAACCTCAGGCTCGTACGCGGTGGAGAGCGAGATCAGCTTTTCGCGTGCTCTAGATCGATTGAGCAGCATGGAAGGGCAGCGCTCAGCCCTGATAGATCGAGGTCTGGATCTGCAAAAGCAACTGGAGCTGCTCAGGCACCTGGAGGTCGTACAGCCGACAGGAGAGCCCGCGAGCCCGATTGGACCTCGCAGAGTCTTGATGGTGGCGATCTCGGGGATGCTGGGGCTGATGGTTGGGATATTCGCGGCATTCTTGCTGGAGGGACTAGGGGGCAGAATAAATGATTAA
- the murJ gene encoding murein biosynthesis integral membrane protein MurJ codes for MAARLPGYQKKVNADYQRIIWGMIYVTFFLIGAKIIGAVKEMAVAWQYGVSDIIDGYLFVFNLVNWPVSIWFSVISAVLIPLAVRARQDAPAELPRFRAEMLGFSLTMGVAFGLVTWIALRILLESPWIGLAPGAQHAAIAAVGPFSLLLPLGCVISLFSVWMMSRESYINTLFEGIPALIILLAVLLTSSGRIEPLIWGTIVGTFVQLLMLSISLARRDELQPPLLQRASTQWQGIWSGIGIMIVAQAALSLAPISDQFFAAHLSPGSIATLGYANRIMALILGLGATSVHRATLPVFSGIQAEFGDSDSQNMALRLSGFILAAGVPIVLIGWWLAPWAVAILFQRGAFRLEDTIAVSEVLRYYLLQVPFYFAGIVLMSWTTSRSLYRVLLFSAAVVLVIKLICNAVLMQLYGVNGLAMGTSIMYLCYFFILFVFIYYLRWRWHHEPAR; via the coding sequence ATGGCCGCAAGATTGCCAGGATACCAAAAAAAGGTGAACGCAGATTATCAGAGGATCATTTGGGGCATGATATACGTCACCTTTTTCTTGATTGGGGCAAAAATTATTGGTGCTGTTAAGGAGATGGCGGTTGCCTGGCAGTATGGTGTGAGCGATATTATAGATGGTTATCTCTTCGTTTTCAATCTAGTAAATTGGCCGGTTTCAATCTGGTTTTCAGTGATCAGCGCCGTCTTGATCCCATTAGCCGTCCGAGCGCGGCAAGATGCTCCTGCGGAGCTGCCACGTTTTCGTGCTGAAATGTTGGGTTTCTCGCTGACTATGGGAGTTGCATTTGGTTTAGTGACATGGATCGCCTTGAGGATTCTATTGGAATCTCCTTGGATCGGATTAGCCCCGGGTGCACAGCATGCTGCTATTGCCGCAGTTGGACCATTCTCCCTGCTGCTTCCTTTAGGCTGTGTGATCAGCCTGTTTTCCGTTTGGATGATGTCGCGGGAAAGCTATATCAACACACTATTTGAGGGCATTCCAGCACTCATTATTCTCTTAGCGGTCTTGTTGACTTCGTCCGGAAGAATCGAGCCACTGATATGGGGGACCATTGTGGGAACCTTCGTTCAGCTCTTAATGCTTTCCATTTCATTGGCGCGACGTGACGAATTGCAGCCCCCGCTCTTGCAGCGCGCAAGTACTCAATGGCAGGGAATTTGGAGCGGAATAGGCATAATGATTGTAGCCCAAGCTGCTTTGAGCTTAGCTCCAATCAGTGATCAGTTCTTTGCAGCCCATTTGAGTCCTGGCTCCATAGCTACTCTGGGTTATGCCAACCGCATCATGGCTCTGATACTGGGACTGGGAGCAACCTCGGTTCATCGTGCTACATTGCCGGTATTCTCCGGCATCCAGGCTGAATTCGGTGATAGCGACAGCCAGAATATGGCCTTGCGTCTGTCTGGATTCATCCTGGCAGCTGGCGTGCCTATAGTCCTGATTGGCTGGTGGCTGGCGCCATGGGCAGTCGCAATTCTGTTCCAGCGAGGGGCATTTAGACTGGAGGATACAATCGCGGTTAGCGAAGTGCTGAGATATTATCTATTGCAGGTTCCGTTTTATTTTGCAGGAATTGTCTTGATGTCTTGGACCACGAGCCGATCGCTTTACCGAGTTCTGCTTTTTTCTGCGGCTGTAGTTTTAGTCATCAAGTTGATTTGCAATGCCGTTTTGATGCAGTTGTATGGGGTAAATGGCCTTGCTATGGGAACCAGTATCATGTATCTTTGTTATTTCTTTATTTTATTTGTTTTTATATATTATCTGCGATGGAGGTGGCACCATGAGCCTGCCAGGTAA
- a CDS encoding glycosyltransferase family 2 protein: MEVNKVHAFTIFTPTYNRAHTLGRVFQSIRQQTFRDFEWIVIDGGSEDNTSELVRGWMEESDFPIIYCQHNSGKHVAINRGVARARGFLFVIVDSDDWLHPDALERMLRCWESIPDGQKENFVGVGGLFAYFNGEIVGDPFPSTVFDSDMLERWAKLNIYGDKMECFRVDVLRRYPFPEDIGRFVPEGLIWNELSLSYETRFFNEVVAYKEYLPGGLSSKKIRFAIENARSAWVYFKRLCTIFEKKNLPFKFRLKSYVSYTRFGLHAHIYPKEMIANTPSKFLWILTAPLGIAVYLLDNGRVLWEKM; encoded by the coding sequence ATGGAAGTTAATAAAGTTCATGCCTTCACCATCTTTACGCCGACCTATAATCGTGCTCATACTCTCGGAAGGGTGTTCCAGAGCATAAGACAACAGACATTCAGGGATTTTGAATGGATTGTCATTGATGGCGGCTCGGAGGATAACACTTCCGAGTTGGTCAGAGGGTGGATGGAGGAATCGGATTTCCCAATCATTTACTGCCAACACAATAGCGGTAAGCATGTGGCAATTAATAGAGGTGTAGCAAGAGCGAGAGGATTTCTTTTTGTCATAGTCGATTCCGATGATTGGCTGCATCCAGATGCTCTGGAGCGAATGCTCAGGTGCTGGGAGAGCATACCTGATGGCCAGAAGGAGAATTTCGTTGGTGTAGGAGGATTGTTCGCTTATTTCAATGGAGAAATAGTTGGTGACCCTTTTCCATCAACTGTATTTGACTCAGATATGCTGGAACGATGGGCTAAATTGAATATCTATGGGGATAAAATGGAGTGCTTTCGGGTGGATGTTCTCAGGCGTTATCCCTTTCCAGAGGATATTGGACGGTTCGTTCCAGAGGGTCTCATTTGGAACGAACTGAGTCTGAGCTATGAGACACGCTTTTTCAATGAGGTGGTTGCCTATAAGGAATATCTTCCCGGTGGCCTATCATCCAAAAAAATCCGCTTTGCGATTGAAAACGCTAGGAGTGCATGGGTGTATTTCAAAAGACTATGTACAATTTTTGAGAAGAAAAATTTGCCTTTTAAGTTTCGTCTTAAATCATATGTTAGCTATACTAGGTTTGGATTACATGCACACATATATCCAAAGGAAATGATCGCGAATACACCTTCCAAGTTTTTATGGATTTTAACGGCTCCATTGGGGATTGCAGTATATCTTCTGGATAATGGGAGGGTTTTATGGGAAAAAATGTAG
- a CDS encoding glycosyltransferase — MGKNVAIFLPSLRGGGAERVMVNLARGLAELGLQVDLVLARAEGPLLAEVPKEVRVVDLGAKRVLYSLPGLVRYLRRERPSAMLSALDHANVVALWAKKLAGVPTRVVLSVHNPPSLDTANAQTFRAKLMPLWGQIFYPWAHTVVAVSQGVAKDLVQLTGLPMDKVKVIYNPAVTPELLAKAEEALDHPWFQPGEPPVILGAGRLTAQKDFPTLIRAFALVQRKLPSRLMILSEGEERPRLEALVQELGLEADVALPGFVDNPYKYMKHAGVFVLSSRYEGFGLVLVEAMACGTPVVATDCPSGPSEILQRGRWGMLVPVGDIQEMAMAILEVFQGNKIDAHQRSLAFSIDRIVRQYAEILCNET, encoded by the coding sequence ATGGGAAAAAATGTAGCTATTTTTCTGCCCTCACTCCGGGGCGGTGGAGCAGAACGAGTGATGGTAAACCTGGCTCGGGGCTTAGCTGAACTGGGCCTGCAGGTGGACCTGGTTCTAGCCAGAGCAGAGGGCCCCCTCCTGGCAGAGGTTCCCAAGGAGGTGCGGGTGGTGGACCTGGGAGCAAAGCGTGTTCTCTACAGCCTGCCGGGGCTGGTGCGTTATCTGCGACGCGAAAGGCCCTCCGCCATGCTTTCCGCTCTGGATCATGCCAATGTAGTGGCACTATGGGCAAAGAAGCTCGCAGGGGTGCCTACTCGCGTTGTGTTAAGTGTGCATAATCCTCCGAGTCTGGATACAGCTAACGCGCAAACCTTTCGAGCCAAACTCATGCCCCTTTGGGGGCAAATTTTTTACCCTTGGGCGCATACAGTGGTAGCTGTTTCGCAGGGAGTGGCTAAAGACCTCGTGCAGCTCACCGGGTTGCCCATGGACAAAGTCAAAGTCATCTATAATCCTGCAGTCACTCCTGAACTCTTGGCCAAAGCAGAGGAAGCCCTAGATCACCCTTGGTTCCAGCCTGGAGAGCCGCCGGTTATCTTAGGTGCTGGTAGATTAACTGCGCAAAAAGACTTTCCCACGCTGATTCGCGCCTTTGCTTTGGTGCAAAGGAAACTTCCATCTCGGCTCATGATTCTCAGCGAGGGTGAAGAGCGTCCCAGGCTGGAGGCTCTAGTCCAGGAACTGGGCCTGGAGGCGGATGTGGCGCTGCCGGGGTTTGTGGACAATCCCTATAAGTATATGAAGCATGCAGGGGTGTTTGTGCTGTCATCGAGGTATGAAGGATTCGGATTGGTCCTGGTGGAAGCCATGGCTTGTGGTACTCCTGTTGTGGCAACGGATTGTCCCAGTGGTCCCTCTGAGATTTTGCAGCGAGGTCGCTGGGGTATGCTGGTTCCCGTGGGCGATATCCAAGAAATGGCTATGGCGATACTTGAAGTTTTTCAAGGAAATAAGATAGACGCCCATCAGAGAAGCTTGGCATTCTCGATAGATCGTATTGTGAGGCAATATGCAGAAATCCTCTGTAATGAGACGTAA
- a CDS encoding O-antigen ligase, translating into MQKSSVMRRKAISQPTLIGSWLVLCLLTTALLSLQTASLDYIFPYAPYLQLALQISVFILLIPFLRIKIHINSAWLLLGISVLFLMALASSFWSLYPELVVQRTLMILGISIFIVVLSFADRRPIVTFDRLAEYMVLFGTVISLIGLIIYFFGRIEPTVFGYVSILNVGPLEISQRMFVSSPFYRISSLLGNPNTLASWLLVTLTMAIYLISKGSHQFMWGLMALIQVIAILITSSRAGIAATIISLILFKYLSTRDGHLQVRKLFPFSLFVAFLTMVYALFSFDLHQIRILSADLNLRELAWEPLWESILNNPLLGVGFGVSYEAILEPTGLDFSAHNVYLAILSEMGLPFFLIFMLIWLIPIWQGRKLLRFAPAPVRLILATSLAILIAMISHEIFELNILRYGFHTILWTYLLTLIVHPSLMEDYIDV; encoded by the coding sequence ATGCAGAAATCCTCTGTAATGAGACGTAAGGCTATATCCCAACCAACACTTATTGGTTCTTGGCTTGTCCTTTGTCTCCTAACGACTGCATTATTAAGCCTTCAGACAGCCTCCCTTGATTATATATTCCCTTATGCGCCTTATCTTCAGCTTGCTCTGCAAATAAGCGTTTTCATCTTGCTTATACCATTTCTGAGAATTAAGATACATATCAATAGTGCTTGGCTATTATTGGGAATTTCTGTGCTTTTTTTGATGGCATTGGCCTCTTCCTTCTGGAGTCTCTATCCAGAGTTGGTTGTTCAAAGGACGTTGATGATATTGGGAATCTCGATATTTATTGTAGTGCTCTCATTTGCCGATCGCAGGCCTATAGTGACATTTGATCGACTGGCTGAATATATGGTTCTTTTTGGGACAGTCATAAGCCTAATTGGACTGATAATCTACTTCTTCGGAAGAATTGAGCCGACCGTATTTGGCTATGTTTCTATCTTGAATGTTGGTCCTCTCGAGATTTCCCAACGGATGTTTGTATCGTCACCATTCTATAGGATATCATCTCTACTTGGGAATCCTAATACCTTGGCATCATGGCTTTTAGTAACTTTAACGATGGCCATTTATCTTATTTCAAAAGGATCACATCAATTTATGTGGGGATTAATGGCACTTATCCAAGTGATAGCAATCCTCATTACATCCTCTCGAGCAGGTATCGCTGCGACCATTATAAGCCTGATCTTATTTAAGTACCTGTCCACAAGAGACGGGCACCTTCAAGTTCGCAAGCTTTTTCCATTTAGCCTCTTTGTAGCCTTCTTGACAATGGTATATGCCCTCTTTTCATTCGATCTGCATCAGATTCGCATTTTATCCGCAGATCTCAACCTACGCGAGCTGGCGTGGGAGCCTTTGTGGGAAAGTATCCTCAATAATCCTCTTCTGGGGGTTGGTTTTGGGGTAAGTTACGAAGCTATTCTAGAACCTACAGGACTGGATTTTTCCGCCCATAATGTTTATTTAGCGATATTGAGTGAGATGGGCTTGCCGTTTTTTTTAATATTTATGCTAATTTGGTTGATACCGATCTGGCAGGGGCGAAAATTGTTGCGCTTTGCTCCTGCGCCTGTGCGGTTGATTCTTGCTACATCCTTAGCGATATTAATTGCTATGATTTCTCATGAAATTTTCGAGCTTAATATATTGAGATATGGTTTCCATACTATACTCTGGACTTATTTACTGACTTTAATAGTTCATCCATCACTGATGGAGGATTATATTGATGTATAG
- a CDS encoding glycosyltransferase, whose translation MYSKPFRVLFVSTTLAYGGAETQVIRLAIRLKKRGWDVRVVSMMRPKAYVDELEAAGIHVSSLGIARKIPDPRPILRLVRIIRSWQPDVVHSHMVHANLLARIVRPLAPANVLICTAHNTNEGGRFREFLYRLTDPFCDLTTQVSQAGMQRYVRISAVPRHRIRYIPNGVDTIRFQPDLENRSSIREGLGLQNAFLWLAVGRFDIQKDYINMLQAFAYVVRELPDTILILVGDGRLRPAMEELAQKLSQKDRVKFLGTGQDVPRLMKAADGYVMSSAWEGMPVVLLEAAATGLPVVATDVGGNSEIVKDGETGFLVPSKNSEALAGAMIRLMGLSEGERGRMSEAGRRHIQDNYSLDRITDMWENLYRKFLAKKGIDENFHGAEHVR comes from the coding sequence ATGTATAGCAAACCTTTCCGAGTTCTTTTTGTCTCCACCACCCTTGCCTATGGCGGTGCGGAGACGCAAGTGATACGCCTTGCAATCAGGCTAAAGAAGCGTGGCTGGGACGTGCGAGTGGTCAGCATGATGCGGCCCAAGGCCTATGTGGATGAGCTTGAAGCAGCGGGCATACATGTATCATCCCTTGGAATTGCTCGAAAGATTCCTGATCCGCGGCCAATCCTACGTCTTGTCAGGATCATTCGATCCTGGCAACCCGATGTTGTACATAGCCACATGGTGCACGCCAATCTCCTGGCAAGAATAGTGCGACCGTTGGCACCGGCTAACGTCTTGATATGTACTGCACATAATACCAATGAAGGCGGGCGTTTCCGTGAGTTTCTATACCGTCTGACTGATCCGTTTTGTGATCTTACCACCCAGGTGAGCCAGGCGGGAATGCAACGCTACGTGAGGATTAGTGCAGTTCCCCGGCACAGGATACGATACATCCCTAATGGTGTGGACACTATCCGCTTTCAACCAGATCTAGAGAACCGGAGTAGCATCCGAGAAGGATTGGGGCTGCAGAATGCCTTCCTCTGGCTTGCAGTTGGGAGATTTGACATCCAAAAGGATTATATCAACATGCTCCAGGCATTTGCTTATGTTGTCAGGGAGCTGCCGGATACTATTCTAATCCTCGTTGGAGATGGCCGCCTGCGCCCAGCGATGGAGGAGCTTGCTCAAAAACTGAGCCAAAAAGATCGTGTGAAGTTTCTGGGCACCGGACAGGATGTTCCCAGATTGATGAAAGCGGCGGACGGTTATGTGATGTCCTCTGCTTGGGAGGGCATGCCAGTAGTGCTCCTGGAGGCGGCAGCAACGGGACTTCCGGTTGTAGCCACTGATGTAGGCGGGAACAGCGAAATTGTAAAGGATGGCGAAACGGGGTTCCTAGTGCCATCAAAAAATTCTGAAGCCCTGGCAGGGGCTATGATTCGCCTCATGGGTCTCTCCGAAGGCGAGCGTGGGCGAATGAGCGAGGCTGGCCGCAGGCACATCCAAGACAACTACTCACTGGATCGGATAACGGACATGTGGGAGAATCTGTATAGGAAATTTCTCGCCAAGAAGGGGATCGATGAGAATTTCCATGGTGCAGAACATGTCCGTTAA
- a CDS encoding glycosyltransferase family 4 protein: MRISMVQNMSVKSNSHLHISIIGNQAFSLLNFRGPLIEDIVAKGHEVSALAPDYDEATRAAVRALGAEPVDFSLSRTGMNPVRDATDMLRLTLLLRRLKPDITLGYATKPVIYGTLAAWLARVPRRFAMIEGLGYVFTPPEGAEPLKRRVLRRTVSMLYTAALRRANLVFFLNKDDIDEFLKNRLVSPTKAFLLGGIGVDLDEWTPAPSVKKPMTFTLAARLLREKGIVEYAGAARVIKQRYPGTCFILLGSLDSNPGSLSMGDVQQWVSEGIIEWPGHVRDMSLWLAETSVFVLPSYREGVPRSTQEAMAMGRPIITTDAPGCRETVNDGENGFLVPVCDVKALADAMEKFILQPELIEKMGKASRRMAEERFDVHKINQVILREID; the protein is encoded by the coding sequence ATGAGAATTTCCATGGTGCAGAACATGTCCGTTAAATCAAACTCACATCTTCACATCAGCATCATCGGCAACCAGGCATTTTCGCTCCTGAATTTCCGCGGTCCACTCATCGAAGACATAGTTGCCAAGGGCCATGAAGTCTCCGCCCTTGCCCCAGACTACGATGAAGCCACGCGAGCAGCGGTGCGAGCACTTGGAGCGGAGCCTGTGGACTTCTCGCTATCTCGCACAGGCATGAATCCGGTGAGGGATGCGACAGATATGCTACGCTTGACTCTTCTTTTGCGCAGGCTGAAGCCAGACATCACCCTGGGCTATGCCACCAAGCCTGTGATCTACGGCACTCTTGCTGCATGGCTGGCGCGCGTCCCGCGAAGGTTTGCCATGATCGAGGGTCTGGGTTATGTCTTTACCCCGCCCGAGGGCGCAGAGCCGCTTAAGCGCCGAGTGCTGAGAAGAACTGTCAGCATGCTCTACACTGCGGCACTCAGGCGTGCCAACCTAGTGTTCTTCCTCAATAAAGACGATATTGATGAGTTCCTGAAAAACCGGCTTGTCTCCCCCACAAAGGCCTTCCTGCTCGGCGGTATCGGTGTGGATCTGGATGAATGGACGCCCGCGCCATCGGTTAAAAAGCCGATGACCTTTACTCTGGCCGCACGCCTGTTGCGGGAGAAGGGGATAGTGGAGTATGCTGGAGCGGCCAGGGTCATTAAACAGAGGTATCCCGGAACATGCTTTATCCTTCTGGGAAGCCTCGACTCTAATCCTGGCAGCCTCTCTATGGGTGATGTACAGCAATGGGTATCTGAGGGAATCATCGAGTGGCCTGGGCATGTCCGAGATATGAGTCTCTGGCTGGCGGAGACCAGCGTCTTTGTCCTTCCTTCCTATCGCGAGGGCGTTCCTCGCAGCACTCAGGAGGCTATGGCCATGGGACGTCCAATAATCACCACAGATGCACCTGGTTGCCGTGAGACTGTGAATGATGGCGAAAACGGCTTCCTAGTGCCTGTATGTGATGTAAAGGCGCTGGCAGATGCAATGGAGAAATTCATTCTGCAGCCCGAGCTTATAGAGAAGATGGGAAAGGCGAGCCGACGAATGGCAGAAGAGCGCTTCGACGTGCACAAGATCAACCAGGTAATTCTGCGGGAAATAGATTAA